A single genomic interval of Aureliella helgolandensis harbors:
- a CDS encoding DUF3754 domain-containing protein, with amino-acid sequence MEKSPKFDLPFATRENYIPLHTSDLVGYLVQHPALDDHSRSEFQRLAALILSLLHQMYRQRHERLTYVYSGLDPDSDRMLLAVPTDALRDPLTSELLEQTQDVLLRANYHRLSPEDIAQALKAASQWGVRIRLNFSALQQLEVYARGCVIGQRETRNWRTWYRATSKEVPLYQRLVVVFRTDASFPSDQFDPRRVYLRMFKNVPQQDVDMMLPATGIQMTWLDHSKIVVPSLYAAAVTLWRFLRNVMLLAFFGVFKTVGMVLLVLFAVAFGLKSMFTYRSNTKRRYMLNMTQNLYYQNLDNNAGVLLRLLEEGEQQEACESVLAYFVTAVLLAEQPTIALDEIDRLCEELLQQATGIQVDFDVEATARNLMHLGLLKIERHGWRALPLSAACTRLDATWDSWFNSQPVP; translated from the coding sequence ATGGAGAAGTCCCCCAAATTTGATTTGCCGTTTGCAACGCGGGAGAACTATATTCCGCTGCATACTTCCGACTTAGTTGGGTATCTGGTGCAACATCCCGCACTCGACGATCACTCTCGCAGTGAGTTTCAGCGGCTCGCCGCTCTAATTCTCTCACTTTTGCACCAAATGTATAGGCAGCGTCATGAGCGGCTCACCTACGTCTACTCCGGTTTGGACCCCGACAGTGACCGGATGCTGCTGGCCGTTCCGACCGACGCATTGCGCGATCCGCTGACTAGTGAATTGTTGGAACAGACCCAAGATGTATTGTTGCGTGCGAACTACCATCGGCTGTCTCCGGAAGATATCGCTCAAGCTCTCAAAGCAGCGAGTCAATGGGGCGTGCGAATTCGCCTCAATTTTTCGGCGCTTCAGCAGCTTGAGGTCTATGCGCGCGGTTGCGTGATTGGTCAAAGAGAAACGCGGAACTGGAGAACATGGTATCGCGCGACTTCCAAAGAGGTACCGCTGTACCAAAGACTGGTGGTCGTCTTTCGTACGGATGCGTCTTTTCCCTCAGATCAATTTGATCCACGGCGCGTTTACTTGCGGATGTTCAAGAATGTCCCGCAACAAGATGTGGACATGATGCTCCCCGCAACTGGCATCCAGATGACTTGGCTAGACCATTCAAAGATTGTGGTACCGAGTCTTTATGCGGCAGCCGTGACACTCTGGCGATTTTTGCGCAACGTGATGCTGCTAGCCTTTTTCGGAGTGTTTAAGACGGTCGGTATGGTGTTGCTGGTCCTGTTCGCGGTAGCGTTTGGCCTCAAGAGCATGTTCACCTACCGTTCAAATACCAAACGTCGCTACATGCTGAACATGACCCAAAACTTGTACTATCAGAATCTCGACAACAATGCAGGCGTGCTCTTGCGGTTGCTGGAAGAGGGGGAGCAGCAGGAGGCGTGCGAGTCGGTGTTGGCCTATTTTGTGACGGCAGTCCTACTGGCCGAACAACCGACGATTGCCTTGGATGAGATCGATCGACTTTGCGAAGAACTGCTCCAGCAAGCTACGGGAATCCAAGTCGACTTTGACGTCGAAGCGACTGCCCGCAACTTGATGCATCTAGGACTTCTGAAAATCGAACGACACGGGTGGCGAGCGCTCCCGTTGTCGGCTGCTTGCACCCGTCTGGATGCAACTTGGGACAGTTGGTTCAACTCTCAGCCAGTGCCCTAA
- a CDS encoding HAD family hydrolase: METIDGRFLHEHPSTHNSQRSLQHERHIYMQPWAHSIQAIAFDMDGLMVNTEELYTIVGHTILQRRDRKFTTDLKDRMTGLPGPVAWQLMIDLEQLSDTIDELELESKQIFAELLPQRLAPMPGLFELLDLLDARELPRCVATSSTRPFADQVLQQIGALDRVDFVVTAADVARGKPWPDIYLSAAERMGTQPANMLVLEDSHHGSQAGLAAGTCTVAVPGEHSLHHDFSGVYARAASLHDPLIASLLPPP; the protein is encoded by the coding sequence ATGGAAACAATCGACGGTCGTTTCCTGCACGAACACCCTTCAACGCACAATTCTCAACGCAGCCTACAACACGAACGGCACATTTACATGCAACCCTGGGCGCACTCAATTCAAGCCATTGCCTTCGACATGGACGGCTTAATGGTAAATACGGAAGAATTATATACCATTGTCGGACATACGATATTGCAGCGTCGCGATCGCAAGTTCACCACCGACCTAAAGGATCGCATGACCGGTTTACCGGGTCCCGTGGCATGGCAATTGATGATCGATCTTGAGCAGCTCTCGGACACCATCGACGAACTGGAACTCGAGTCGAAACAAATTTTTGCGGAGTTGCTTCCCCAGCGACTCGCCCCCATGCCAGGTCTATTTGAACTCTTAGATCTACTCGATGCACGCGAGCTCCCACGCTGCGTTGCGACCAGCAGCACCCGTCCGTTTGCAGACCAAGTGTTGCAGCAGATCGGTGCGCTCGATCGAGTTGATTTCGTCGTCACCGCTGCAGATGTTGCCAGAGGAAAACCTTGGCCTGATATCTACTTGTCGGCCGCGGAGAGAATGGGAACGCAACCGGCTAACATGCTCGTTCTTGAGGACAGCCACCATGGCTCACAAGCCGGTCTGGCCGCTGGCACGTGCACGGTTGCCGTCCCTGGTGAACACAGCCTGCACCACGATTTTAGCGGCGTGTACGCCCGTGCTGCCAGCCTGCACGATCCGCTCATTGCGTCACTGCTACCACCTCCGTAG
- a CDS encoding HU family DNA-binding protein translates to MAKAAVKKKPATKTEIFNRLAERTGLNKKQVAEFFDALCEEIEADLAKKGPRVFQLPNLCKIVAVDKPAMPKRQVRNPATGEMIWAAPKPASVTVKVRPLKRLKEMV, encoded by the coding sequence ATGGCGAAAGCCGCCGTTAAGAAAAAGCCAGCTACGAAGACTGAGATCTTCAATCGTTTGGCAGAGCGTACTGGCCTGAACAAGAAGCAAGTTGCTGAGTTCTTTGATGCACTGTGCGAAGAAATCGAAGCGGACTTGGCCAAGAAGGGGCCTCGCGTCTTCCAACTTCCCAACCTGTGCAAAATCGTAGCCGTCGACAAGCCAGCTATGCCTAAGCGTCAAGTGCGCAACCCAGCGACGGGTGAGATGATTTGGGCTGCTCCCAAGCCAGCTTCCGTCACTGTCAAGGTGCGTCCTCTGAAGCGCCTCAAAGAGATGGTTTAA
- a CDS encoding ADP-ribosylglycohydrolase family protein, which yields MHSTHLRKIHIHGALLGAALGDALGRSRTNLSRRDALRKYGPLSEGSTGRRMYSGDTQLMLLTAQALLKSRSDLRSFRKTFHARLAWYGLSFPVDPSASTMLAAWKSWLARVGLRPGVDSLDNGAGAQAVFSALAIDGTGHNIGRWVDETVHLTRTNSQTRNACVVLGELADLSANTKRDNFEPSEVLAKAIQISSHKELTRQLKALTPFLQGGKSPAAVARHFGWQDGVSHSMVDTTVMAIYCWLRYPDDFKRATTAAIHLGGDSKSLGAIVGGLSGAHLGVAGIPSELPAMLGGSPHGPTWIASLAERFSHWPHGVDDLHRAPPQKTRPLLQLLRNGWERLRFR from the coding sequence ATGCATTCTACGCACTTACGGAAAATTCACATTCACGGAGCATTGCTGGGCGCTGCCCTGGGCGATGCATTGGGGCGTTCTCGCACAAACCTCTCTCGCCGTGACGCTTTGCGGAAATATGGTCCGCTTTCTGAAGGTTCCACTGGCCGGCGAATGTACAGCGGTGATACGCAGCTGATGCTGCTTACCGCTCAAGCACTCCTCAAATCTCGCAGTGATTTAAGGAGCTTTCGAAAAACGTTCCATGCACGGCTAGCTTGGTATGGGCTGAGTTTCCCCGTCGACCCCAGTGCCTCCACGATGCTGGCCGCATGGAAAAGCTGGCTTGCACGCGTGGGACTACGGCCTGGCGTGGATTCGCTCGATAACGGTGCTGGAGCTCAAGCCGTTTTCTCTGCATTGGCGATCGACGGCACGGGACACAATATTGGGCGTTGGGTCGACGAAACGGTTCATCTGACCCGCACCAATTCTCAAACGAGAAACGCTTGCGTGGTCTTGGGCGAATTAGCCGACCTCTCTGCCAATACCAAGCGGGACAACTTTGAACCCTCCGAAGTATTGGCCAAAGCGATTCAGATCAGTTCCCACAAGGAATTGACCCGGCAACTGAAAGCACTAACTCCCTTTCTCCAGGGTGGTAAATCTCCAGCTGCTGTCGCGCGGCACTTCGGATGGCAGGATGGAGTTTCACATTCCATGGTCGACACGACGGTCATGGCCATCTATTGTTGGCTGCGTTATCCGGACGATTTCAAGCGTGCGACCACAGCGGCCATCCACCTAGGCGGTGATAGCAAATCCTTGGGAGCCATCGTCGGTGGACTCTCCGGAGCCCATTTAGGCGTTGCTGGCATCCCGTCCGAACTCCCCGCCATGCTCGGAGGATCGCCCCACGGTCCAACGTGGATCGCCAGTCTGGCCGAGCGATTTTCTCACTGGCCACACGGTGTCGACGATCTGCATCGCGCGCCTCCTCAAAAAACGCGTCCACTTTTGCAGCTACTACGCAATGGTTGGGAACGATTGCGTTTCCGGTAG